A single genomic interval of Plantibacter sp. Leaf314 harbors:
- a CDS encoding carbohydrate ABC transporter permease yields MKDVLGDRKAIAILLGPALLIFTLVKLVPVMWSFGLTFFQGDLRGFEFVGLDNFAQLFADPTAPEAIFFSIKYSLIATVAQIALGYGLSLFYVFVLKKASTLVRTLVFFPVVLPTVAVGLLFKRLFEVAPQTGPVNAILNGFGIDSVDWFSSPDSAFVVIIIMDLWRSMGFYAVLLYAGLLDIPEEVIESARIDGARGLKLVRYIIVPLSLPVLLSAVIFSFNATLKVFDSVLALTGGGPGTATTPLTLYMYNTTFTYQNYGYGSTLAFVLTIMCFLVTLLIFKTSRRDLTKD; encoded by the coding sequence ATGAAAGACGTCCTCGGCGACAGGAAGGCCATCGCCATCCTGCTGGGCCCGGCCCTGCTCATCTTCACCCTGGTGAAGCTCGTCCCGGTGATGTGGTCGTTCGGCCTCACCTTCTTCCAGGGCGACCTGCGCGGCTTCGAGTTCGTCGGCCTCGACAACTTCGCCCAGCTGTTCGCCGACCCGACCGCCCCCGAGGCGATCTTCTTCAGCATCAAGTACTCGCTCATCGCGACGGTCGCGCAGATCGCCCTCGGCTACGGGCTCTCCCTCTTCTACGTCTTCGTCCTCAAGAAGGCGTCGACGCTCGTCCGCACGCTCGTGTTCTTCCCCGTCGTGCTGCCGACCGTCGCCGTCGGTCTGCTGTTCAAGCGACTGTTCGAGGTGGCCCCGCAGACCGGGCCCGTGAACGCGATCCTGAACGGCTTCGGCATCGACTCGGTCGACTGGTTCAGCTCGCCGGACAGCGCCTTCGTCGTGATCATCATCATGGACCTCTGGCGGTCCATGGGCTTCTACGCCGTCCTGCTCTACGCCGGGCTCCTCGACATCCCCGAGGAGGTGATCGAGTCGGCCCGCATCGACGGCGCCCGCGGCCTGAAGCTCGTCCGCTACATCATCGTGCCGCTGTCGCTCCCCGTCCTGCTGTCGGCGGTGATCTTCAGCTTCAACGCGACGCTCAAAGTGTTCGACTCGGTGCTCGCCCTGACGGGCGGCGGGCCGGGGACGGCCACGACCCCACTGACGCTGTACATGTACAACACGACGTTCACGTACCAGAACTACGGCTACGGCTCGACACTCGCGTTCGTGCTCACGATCATGTGCTTCCTCGTGACGCTCCTGATCTTCAAGACCTCCCGCAGAGACCTGACGAAGGACTGA
- a CDS encoding glycoside hydrolase family 2 TIM barrel-domain containing protein produces MNDSARLAASWVEDPMPGTGRRRPRADERSDARRLSLNGEWAFTLAPTADGTGDTFGDPHLDDSGWDRIRVPAHWVLEGHGQPLYTNTAFPIPIDPPRVPEENPTGDYRRHFTLPEGWRHADTVLRFQGVDSCGTVWLNGVLLGHSKGSRLPVEYEVGEHLVAGDNVLAVRVHRWSSGTYLEDQDMWWLPGIFRDVDLLERPQGSIDDVQVTARYDHRDGVGVLRVDTDVPGLVDVPELGIRDLPTGTATALPVEPWSAEEPRLYTALLRPRPTDDAPDAPETIELRIGFRTVAIADGRLLVNGVPILFRGVNRHEHDQDRGRSLDTETMRQDILLMKRHNLNAVRTSHYPPHPDFLRLCDELGLWVVEECDLETHGFIYTDWAGNPPTEPVWRDAMLDRVQRMVERDKNHPSIVVWSMANESWVGENFDVLEQWIRERDPSRPIMYERDPSYRNSDFSSLMYPDQELLEAIGRREEPTPAGVVPGSPDDVRRRRLPFLLCEYAHAMGNGPGSLVDYQRILESSDRFCGGFVWEWMDHGFRSIDAAGREFVMHGGDVAFRPNGGRYCLDGLVFADRTPSPGLAELHAAISPVELLPDAAAGTLRVRNKHDMRSLDHLALRWLVEDDGVAVASGELPTPAVGARSEATVALPADALVPTTGVDPVSGAPVERWLTVRAVLAADEPWAAAGHEVAFGQVLIPGDPAPEPQRGAVPPTGVRRVLASVARSAGSRITLGSASFDARTGRLRSLGALDLDGPVLDIMRAPTENDRGQGPRNTAAASWKLTGLDRFLHRTDAVERVEDGLGGTGLRVRGRSAPAAHGLGLRWTFDWTTLGDALELSVTVVPEGVWEHTPIGDHLLTLPRLGLRLGLPSAYRRATWFGRGPGESYVDSLAAARIGRFSSTIDALQTDYPVPEENGNHVGTSWLELAGDELPTLRAERLQDAGFDFTARRWTSEALEEARHPQDLRDSGRVWLNLDHAQQGLGSSSCGPALPERYRVPVTETTFGVRLRTVTPDPAG; encoded by the coding sequence ATGAACGACTCAGCACGACTCGCGGCGTCGTGGGTCGAGGATCCGATGCCCGGCACCGGTCGGCGACGCCCCAGGGCCGACGAACGGAGCGACGCGCGCCGGCTGTCGCTCAACGGCGAGTGGGCGTTCACGCTCGCACCGACGGCGGACGGCACGGGCGACACGTTCGGCGATCCACACCTCGACGACTCCGGGTGGGACCGGATCCGCGTCCCGGCCCACTGGGTCCTCGAGGGCCACGGGCAGCCGCTGTACACGAACACGGCGTTCCCGATCCCGATCGATCCACCCCGGGTCCCGGAGGAGAACCCGACGGGTGACTACCGGCGCCACTTCACCCTGCCGGAGGGTTGGCGTCACGCCGACACGGTCCTCCGCTTCCAGGGCGTCGACTCCTGCGGCACGGTCTGGCTGAACGGCGTGCTCCTCGGGCACAGCAAGGGCAGTCGGCTCCCCGTCGAGTACGAGGTCGGCGAGCACCTCGTGGCCGGCGACAACGTCCTCGCCGTCCGGGTGCACCGGTGGTCGAGCGGCACCTACCTCGAAGACCAGGACATGTGGTGGCTGCCCGGGATCTTCCGTGACGTCGACCTCCTCGAACGCCCGCAGGGGTCGATCGACGACGTCCAGGTCACAGCGCGATACGACCACCGGGACGGCGTCGGCGTGCTCCGCGTCGACACCGACGTCCCCGGCCTCGTCGACGTCCCCGAGTTGGGCATCCGCGACCTCCCGACCGGCACGGCGACCGCGCTGCCCGTCGAACCGTGGAGCGCCGAGGAACCGCGCCTCTACACGGCCCTCCTCCGACCGCGGCCGACCGACGATGCGCCCGACGCCCCCGAGACCATCGAGCTGCGGATCGGCTTCCGTACGGTCGCGATCGCGGACGGCCGGCTGCTCGTGAACGGCGTGCCGATCCTGTTCCGCGGGGTGAACCGCCACGAGCACGACCAGGACCGCGGCCGCTCGCTCGACACGGAGACGATGCGGCAGGACATCCTGCTCATGAAGCGGCACAACCTCAATGCCGTGCGCACCAGCCACTACCCGCCGCACCCCGACTTCCTGCGCCTCTGCGACGAGTTGGGGCTCTGGGTGGTCGAGGAGTGCGACCTCGAGACGCACGGCTTCATCTACACCGACTGGGCCGGCAACCCGCCGACGGAGCCGGTCTGGCGCGACGCGATGCTCGACCGCGTCCAGCGGATGGTCGAGCGCGACAAGAACCACCCGTCGATCGTCGTGTGGTCGATGGCGAACGAGAGCTGGGTCGGCGAGAACTTCGACGTCCTGGAGCAGTGGATCCGCGAGCGCGACCCGTCCCGCCCCATCATGTACGAGCGCGACCCGTCGTACCGGAACTCCGATTTCTCCAGCCTCATGTACCCGGACCAGGAGCTGCTGGAGGCCATCGGTCGGCGCGAGGAGCCGACCCCCGCCGGCGTCGTCCCCGGGTCACCGGACGACGTACGCCGACGCCGCCTCCCGTTCCTCCTCTGCGAGTACGCCCACGCGATGGGCAACGGACCCGGATCGCTCGTCGACTACCAGCGCATCCTCGAGTCGTCCGACCGGTTCTGCGGCGGCTTCGTGTGGGAGTGGATGGACCACGGTTTCCGCAGCATCGACGCCGCCGGCCGCGAGTTCGTGATGCACGGCGGCGACGTGGCGTTCCGTCCGAACGGCGGGCGCTACTGCCTCGACGGGCTCGTGTTCGCCGACCGCACCCCGTCGCCCGGACTCGCCGAGCTCCATGCCGCCATCAGCCCGGTCGAGCTGCTCCCGGACGCGGCCGCCGGGACGCTGCGGGTGCGGAACAAGCACGACATGCGTTCGCTCGACCACCTGGCCCTGCGCTGGCTCGTGGAGGACGACGGTGTCGCGGTCGCGTCGGGCGAACTCCCGACACCGGCCGTCGGGGCCCGCAGCGAGGCGACCGTCGCACTTCCGGCGGACGCGCTCGTGCCCACCACAGGCGTCGATCCGGTCTCCGGTGCGCCGGTCGAGCGCTGGCTCACCGTGCGGGCGGTCCTCGCCGCCGACGAGCCGTGGGCGGCCGCAGGGCACGAGGTCGCGTTCGGGCAGGTGCTGATCCCCGGCGACCCGGCACCAGAACCACAGCGGGGCGCGGTTCCGCCGACCGGCGTTCGCCGCGTGCTCGCATCCGTCGCCCGCTCCGCGGGCTCCCGCATCACCCTCGGGTCGGCGTCCTTCGACGCGCGCACGGGTCGGCTCCGCTCCCTGGGCGCGCTCGACCTCGACGGGCCGGTCCTCGACATCATGCGGGCGCCCACCGAGAACGACCGCGGGCAGGGGCCACGGAACACGGCGGCGGCGAGCTGGAAGCTCACGGGACTCGACCGCTTCCTGCACCGGACCGACGCGGTCGAACGCGTCGAGGACGGGCTGGGCGGCACCGGACTCCGCGTGCGGGGCAGGAGCGCCCCCGCCGCGCACGGCCTCGGCCTGCGCTGGACCTTCGACTGGACCACGCTCGGCGACGCCCTGGAGCTGTCGGTCACCGTCGTGCCGGAGGGCGTCTGGGAGCACACGCCGATCGGCGACCACCTGCTGACCCTCCCACGGCTGGGCCTCCGACTCGGCCTCCCGTCCGCCTACCGCCGAGCGACGTGGTTCGGCCGTGGGCCGGGCGAGTCGTACGTCGACAGCCTCGCCGCGGCGCGCATCGGACGGTTCTCCAGCACGATCGACGCGCTGCAGACCGACTACCCGGTGCCCGAGGAGAACGGCAACCACGTCGGCACGAGCTGGCTGGAGCTGGCAGGCGACGAGCTGCCGACCCTGCGCGCCGAGCGCCTGCAGGACGCCGGCTTCGACTTCACCGCGCGACGCTGGACGAGCGAAGCGCTCGAGGAGGCCCGCCACCCGCAGGACCTCCGCGACTCCGGCCGCGTCTGGCTCAACCTCGACCACGCGCAGCAGGGGCTCGGCAGCTCCTCCTGCGGTCCGGCCCTCCCCGAGCGCTACCGCGTCCCGGTCACGGAGACGACGTTCGGCGTGCGCCTGCGGACCGTCACGCCCGACCCTGCAGGATGA
- a CDS encoding aldo/keto reductase: MINDDTTHSDHTDTTTSDAPAPADLRPLGSTGLLASPVTVGTSGLGTPASADGSPGPGSTAFATAALRGPNLLVDTSNNYSDGRSETALGDAIRASGLPAGRGVVTKVDQDPSTAVFDRDRVLRSFEESLERLGVDRIPILHLHDPYSVSFAEASAPGGAIEGMLALKEQGVVDAIGIAAGPLSVMLPYVLSGAFDVVLTHNRFTLVDRSATALLEEARSRGMGVFNAAPFGGGLLAGRRGTDGKPSTYAYQAGSPELLAWVARADEVAARHGIPLAAAALAFSTRSELVDSTVVGMNRLERLEQVEALRTTTIPDDFWSDLDALGTPPSTLTD, translated from the coding sequence ATGATCAACGACGACACGACCCACTCGGACCACACCGACACCACCACCTCCGACGCTCCGGCACCGGCCGACCTCCGCCCCCTCGGCTCGACCGGCCTGCTCGCGAGCCCGGTCACGGTCGGCACCTCGGGGCTCGGCACCCCGGCGAGCGCCGACGGATCGCCCGGGCCCGGGTCGACGGCGTTCGCCACCGCGGCGCTCCGCGGACCGAACCTGCTGGTCGACACCTCGAACAACTACTCGGACGGACGCAGCGAGACCGCCCTGGGCGACGCCATCCGTGCAAGCGGCCTCCCTGCGGGGCGCGGCGTCGTGACGAAGGTGGATCAGGATCCGTCGACGGCGGTGTTCGACCGCGACCGGGTGCTCCGTTCCTTCGAGGAGAGCCTCGAGCGTCTCGGGGTGGACCGCATCCCGATCCTCCACCTGCACGACCCGTACTCGGTGTCGTTCGCGGAGGCGTCGGCACCCGGCGGGGCGATCGAGGGCATGCTGGCGCTCAAGGAGCAGGGTGTGGTCGACGCGATCGGCATCGCGGCCGGTCCGCTGAGCGTCATGCTGCCGTATGTGCTGAGCGGGGCGTTCGACGTGGTGCTGACGCACAACCGCTTCACCCTCGTCGATCGTTCGGCGACGGCGTTGCTGGAAGAGGCGCGGTCCCGCGGGATGGGCGTCTTCAACGCGGCTCCGTTCGGTGGCGGACTACTCGCCGGGCGCCGCGGTACGGACGGCAAGCCGTCGACGTACGCGTACCAGGCGGGGTCGCCGGAGCTGCTGGCCTGGGTGGCGCGCGCGGACGAGGTGGCCGCACGGCATGGGATCCCGCTCGCCGCGGCGGCGCTCGCGTTCTCGACGCGCTCGGAACTCGTCGACTCGACCGTCGTCGGGATGAACCGGCTCGAGCGCCTCGAGCAGGTCGAGGCCCTGAGGACGACGACCATCCCCGACGACTTCTGGTCGGACCTCGACGCCCTCGGCACCCCGCCGAGCACCCTCACCGACTGA
- a CDS encoding carbohydrate ABC transporter permease, which yields MTTAITPAPGATTPASSGSGDGSGTAVRRPRMRRAPRSRAYYLRKLPSVILIGLLLVIEIYPIIWLFLSSFKNQREFLQESTFSLPESWSFDNYVTAWTTGNISQNLLNSVIVTLPSLVFILIFGVAAAFALEVMVWKRRNLTLLLFISGIMIPGQMILVPLFVAYFNLGLTNTYWPMIITYTALGMPLTVFMMTAYFRAVPREVFEASTIDGAGIIRSFWSIGLPMVRNALFTIGLVQFLSIWNDLLISLTFTTNADLRTIQAGLLNFSGEFGQVDYGPLFAGICINVFSLLVVFVFLNQRIMKGLASGALKG from the coding sequence ATGACGACCGCCATCACCCCGGCGCCCGGCGCCACCACCCCGGCTTCGAGCGGCAGCGGCGACGGATCCGGCACCGCCGTCCGCCGGCCGAGGATGCGTCGCGCTCCACGCTCGCGCGCCTACTACCTGCGCAAGCTGCCCTCGGTCATCCTCATCGGGCTCCTGCTCGTCATCGAGATCTACCCGATCATCTGGCTGTTCCTCTCCTCGTTCAAGAACCAGCGCGAGTTCCTGCAGGAGTCCACCTTCTCCCTCCCGGAGTCGTGGAGCTTCGACAACTACGTCACCGCCTGGACGACCGGCAACATCTCGCAGAACCTGCTCAACAGCGTCATCGTGACCCTGCCGTCGCTCGTCTTCATCCTCATCTTCGGCGTCGCCGCGGCGTTCGCCCTCGAGGTGATGGTGTGGAAGCGCCGGAACCTGACCCTGCTGCTCTTCATCTCGGGCATCATGATCCCCGGCCAGATGATCCTCGTGCCGCTCTTCGTCGCCTACTTCAACCTCGGCCTGACGAACACCTACTGGCCGATGATCATCACGTACACGGCGCTCGGCATGCCGCTGACGGTGTTCATGATGACCGCCTACTTCCGTGCCGTGCCGCGCGAGGTGTTCGAGGCGTCGACGATCGACGGCGCCGGCATCATCCGGTCCTTCTGGTCGATCGGGCTGCCGATGGTGCGGAACGCGCTCTTCACGATCGGCCTCGTGCAGTTCCTGTCGATCTGGAACGACCTGCTCATCTCCCTGACCTTCACGACGAACGCGGACCTCCGCACCATCCAGGCGGGCCTGTTGAACTTCAGTGGCGAGTTCGGCCAGGTGGACTACGGGCCGCTCTTCGCGGGCATCTGCATCAACGTGTTCTCGCTGCTCGTGGTGTTCGTCTTCCTCAACCAACGGATCATGAAGGGGCTGGCGTCCGGTGCACTCAAGGGGTGA